A single genomic interval of Flavihumibacter rivuli harbors:
- the atpB gene encoding F0F1 ATP synthase subunit A, translating to MARKSVKSLLVAAFSAVLMFLGTSVMANEGGEGGHGEGQQQEFNAGEAILHHIADSHEWHFFTIGEKHFTIPLPVIVYSPQRGLSMFSSSHFHHGEAVHEGYKLEHDHILAVKEDGTVDESVKVYDFSMTKNVVQMLIAIVVLIWIMMAVAKKYQQNGAGKAPTGLQNAIEPIITFVRDDVAKPNLGHKYQKYLPYLLTVFFFILINNIFGLLPGAANVTGNIAFTALLALISLIVILFSTNGHFWGHIFWPPGVPFLVKLILIPVELLGVFIKPAALMIRLFANMTAGHIVILSFVSLIFIFGQMSTVAGWGFSPVSIAFSVFIYVIEVLVAFIQAFIFTNLTAVFIGQAFEGEHHHDDAHGHETAKAH from the coding sequence ATGGCAAGGAAAAGCGTCAAATCTTTACTGGTAGCGGCTTTCAGCGCAGTTTTAATGTTTTTGGGAACTTCTGTTATGGCGAATGAAGGCGGTGAAGGAGGCCATGGAGAGGGTCAGCAGCAGGAATTCAACGCCGGTGAGGCGATCCTGCACCACATTGCCGATTCACATGAATGGCATTTCTTTACCATCGGTGAAAAGCATTTTACTATTCCCCTTCCGGTGATCGTTTACTCTCCCCAACGTGGGCTGAGCATGTTCTCTTCTTCCCATTTCCACCATGGTGAAGCGGTTCATGAAGGGTACAAGCTGGAGCATGACCATATCCTTGCGGTTAAGGAAGACGGTACTGTTGATGAGTCAGTGAAGGTGTACGATTTTTCCATGACCAAGAATGTGGTGCAGATGCTGATCGCGATTGTTGTGCTGATCTGGATCATGATGGCTGTTGCTAAGAAGTACCAGCAGAATGGTGCGGGCAAAGCACCCACAGGGCTCCAGAACGCCATTGAGCCGATCATCACCTTTGTTCGTGATGATGTGGCCAAGCCCAACCTGGGCCATAAGTACCAGAAGTACCTTCCCTACCTGTTGACTGTGTTTTTCTTCATCCTGATCAATAATATTTTTGGCTTGTTGCCTGGTGCGGCGAACGTAACCGGTAATATCGCCTTCACGGCCCTGCTGGCGCTGATCTCCCTGATCGTGATCCTGTTCAGCACCAACGGCCATTTCTGGGGCCATATCTTCTGGCCTCCCGGTGTGCCTTTCCTGGTGAAGCTGATCCTTATCCCGGTTGAACTGCTGGGTGTGTTCATCAAGCCAGCCGCCCTCATGATCCGTCTTTTCGCGAACATGACCGCCGGCCACATCGTAATCCTGAGCTTCGTTTCCCTGATCTTCATATTCGGACAAATGAGCACTGTAGCCGGCTGGGGTTTCTCTCCGGTATCCATTGCCTTCTCCGTTTTCATTTATGTGATCGAAGTGCTGGTGGCCTTTATCCAGGCCTTCATCTTCACCAACCTGACTGCGGTATTCATTGGCCAGGCGTTTGAAGGAGAGCACCATCACGATGATGCACATGGACACGAAACAGCAAAAGCACATTAA
- a CDS encoding ABC transporter ATP-binding protein, translating to MQPIVEVNNLVKRFDELVAVDDLSFTVHKADVYGFLGQNGAGKSTTIRMLLSLIAPSSGSIRVFGMDLQTHRKEILRQVGAVIERPDLYKYLTGLENLSIFARMSGQRPDRKKLMDQLEMVGLAERAHSKVRTYSQGMKQRLGIAVALVHDPGLVILDEPTNGLDPQGIADMRNLILRLSRDFGKTVIVSSHLLSEIEQIATRMIIIDKGRKMVEGAVADLFHPANNRVHLSVGNMQEAIEVVQQSKWAAAYLQEGSDRLAINMPPGEVPVLVQQLAASGVLIQEVRSANSLEEYFLSITAGKQHVAAFTN from the coding sequence ATGCAGCCTATTGTTGAGGTCAATAACCTGGTCAAGCGCTTTGATGAACTGGTAGCAGTGGATGACCTTTCCTTTACGGTACATAAGGCTGATGTCTACGGTTTTCTGGGCCAGAACGGGGCAGGAAAGTCAACCACCATCAGGATGTTGCTTTCCCTCATAGCGCCCAGTTCGGGCTCCATAAGGGTTTTTGGCATGGACCTGCAAACCCACCGCAAAGAGATACTCCGCCAGGTTGGCGCGGTCATTGAGCGACCTGACCTTTATAAATACCTCACCGGATTGGAGAACCTGTCCATTTTCGCCAGGATGAGTGGCCAAAGGCCGGACAGGAAAAAGCTAATGGACCAATTGGAAATGGTGGGATTGGCCGAAAGGGCCCATTCCAAAGTGAGGACCTATTCGCAGGGTATGAAACAGCGATTGGGTATTGCTGTAGCCCTGGTCCATGATCCGGGGCTGGTGATACTGGATGAACCCACCAATGGACTGGATCCACAAGGGATCGCAGATATGCGCAACCTGATCCTGAGATTGAGCAGGGACTTTGGTAAGACCGTGATCGTGTCCTCCCACCTGCTCAGTGAGATCGAGCAGATCGCCACCAGGATGATCATCATAGATAAAGGAAGGAAGATGGTGGAAGGCGCTGTAGCTGACCTGTTCCATCCAGCTAATAACAGGGTACACCTCAGTGTTGGCAATATGCAGGAAGCCATTGAGGTAGTACAACAATCGAAATGGGCGGCAGCCTACCTGCAGGAAGGTAGTGACCGGCTGGCCATCAATATGCCTCCGGGGGAAGTGCCAGTATTGGTACAGCAACTGGCAGCATCAGGGGTTCTCATCCAAGAAGTAAGGTCAGCAAATTCCCTGGAAGAATATTTTCTATCAATTACAGCAGGAAAACAACATGTGGCAGCTTTTACGAATTGA
- a CDS encoding winged helix-turn-helix domain-containing protein yields MFKDLDPILHTPLRLAVVSLLISVKEAEFTFIREKTNATAGNLSVQLNKLKEAGYIEIIKQFKDNYPQTICRITPVGINAFEQYVANLQSYLQVKK; encoded by the coding sequence ATGTTTAAGGATCTCGACCCCATATTACATACACCCCTAAGACTTGCTGTGGTCTCTTTACTGATCAGTGTAAAAGAGGCAGAGTTTACTTTTATCCGGGAGAAGACCAATGCTACTGCCGGCAACCTGAGCGTGCAATTGAACAAGCTAAAGGAAGCGGGGTATATTGAGATCATCAAACAGTTCAAGGACAACTATCCCCAAACCATTTGCCGGATCACCCCTGTTGGCATCAATGCATTTGAGCAATATGTCGCCAACCTCCAATCCTATCTCCAGGTAAAGAAATAA
- a CDS encoding TonB-dependent receptor has product MNRFLCSIVLLLTSITGLSQTRIEGKVKDTKGRPVAGASISIKDSYDGATADSLGGFSFVTEEKGERMVLVSSIGYLLLERPVTIGSSTLKLDLQLKEAPDELKAVVVTAGSFEASDSKRTTVLNSIDIVTTASANADVTGAIRTLPGTQQVGEKEGLFVRGGSGEEAKVFIDGTLVNNFFYSSVPDIAQRGRFSPFLFKGTVFTSGGYSALYGQALSAALILETIDLPDQSSANIGVSTVGLNGGYQHLNKKKDASWGVNYAYTNLLPYFELVPQRPDYFKVPQFHYADANFRFKTKTGGMVKFYSTFQANQLGLRNADIDSAALKNAFSLSNQNLYANLSWKEKLGKKWRMNLGLSYSNNLDDIGNQLQDQDDKPIAIQGLPYVLKNFAYDLRSSLAQTKLVMERKLKGLSAVRFGGEYLYFHDRLEARDTSFRARSLDDHFKAVFAETDIYITNDLAAKLGARFEHSSLLSRSNLVPRISLAYKLGNLGQASLAYGMFYQKPERNQLVINTNLDYTRSTHYIANFQKVTSGNTFRVEAFYKKYEDLVKTFPGLDNSGYGYAKGVELFWRDKKTFKGFDYWVSYSFLDTRRDYLNYPNSIQPNFAANHTASLVLKKFITKWKTQFNASYTFSTGRPYYDIRYNSNEDKFAIYDQGTTINYNNLSFSVNYLPTVGNPNAKKFVVWVLSVTNVLNQDQVFNYNYSFNGSIKRPVVPPANQFFFLGCFISFGIDRTEDVINSNL; this is encoded by the coding sequence TTGAACCGATTCCTTTGCAGCATCGTACTGCTATTGACCAGTATTACCGGCTTATCCCAGACCCGGATCGAAGGAAAAGTGAAAGACACCAAAGGGCGTCCTGTTGCCGGGGCCAGTATCAGCATCAAGGATAGTTATGATGGTGCTACGGCTGATTCTCTTGGCGGATTCAGCTTTGTTACAGAAGAGAAGGGGGAGCGGATGGTATTGGTGAGTTCCATTGGTTACCTGCTCCTGGAAAGACCTGTCACCATCGGTTCTTCCACCCTGAAGCTCGACCTTCAGCTTAAGGAAGCACCGGATGAGTTGAAGGCGGTGGTGGTGACTGCCGGTTCATTTGAGGCAAGCGACAGCAAAAGGACCACTGTCCTTAACTCCATTGATATCGTGACCACTGCTAGTGCGAATGCGGATGTGACCGGGGCGATCAGGACCCTTCCGGGTACGCAGCAGGTAGGAGAAAAGGAAGGCCTGTTTGTGCGGGGCGGATCTGGTGAGGAAGCAAAGGTGTTCATTGATGGTACCCTTGTCAACAATTTTTTCTATTCCAGTGTGCCGGATATTGCCCAACGTGGAAGGTTTTCCCCCTTCCTGTTCAAGGGAACTGTTTTTACTTCAGGCGGATATTCTGCACTCTATGGCCAGGCTCTTTCAGCTGCCCTGATCCTGGAAACCATCGACCTTCCGGACCAATCATCTGCCAATATAGGGGTGTCAACGGTGGGATTGAACGGTGGTTACCAGCACCTGAATAAAAAGAAGGATGCAAGCTGGGGTGTCAATTACGCATATACCAACCTGTTACCCTACTTTGAACTGGTGCCACAACGGCCGGATTATTTTAAGGTGCCGCAGTTCCATTATGCCGATGCTAATTTCAGATTCAAGACGAAAACCGGCGGCATGGTCAAGTTTTACAGTACTTTCCAGGCCAACCAGTTGGGACTCAGGAATGCAGATATTGATTCAGCCGCCCTTAAGAATGCCTTTTCGTTGTCTAACCAGAACCTGTATGCGAACCTTTCCTGGAAGGAAAAACTGGGAAAGAAATGGCGAATGAACCTTGGACTATCCTACAGCAATAACCTGGATGATATAGGAAACCAATTGCAGGACCAGGATGATAAACCGATCGCTATCCAGGGGCTGCCTTATGTACTCAAGAATTTTGCTTACGACCTGCGGTCAAGCCTTGCCCAAACCAAGCTGGTAATGGAGCGAAAGTTGAAAGGCCTGAGTGCTGTGCGATTCGGAGGGGAATACCTCTATTTCCATGACAGGTTGGAAGCACGGGATACCAGTTTCAGGGCAAGGAGCCTGGATGATCATTTCAAGGCTGTATTTGCCGAGACAGATATTTACATCACCAATGACCTGGCGGCAAAACTGGGGGCAAGGTTTGAACATAGTTCCCTTTTATCGAGGTCGAACCTGGTGCCAAGGATTTCCCTTGCCTATAAACTTGGCAACCTGGGCCAGGCGTCCCTTGCCTATGGCATGTTTTACCAGAAACCTGAGCGAAATCAATTAGTGATCAATACCAACCTGGATTACACAAGGTCCACACATTATATTGCCAATTTCCAAAAGGTGACATCGGGAAATACTTTCCGGGTTGAGGCGTTCTACAAAAAGTATGAAGACCTGGTAAAGACCTTTCCCGGGCTGGATAATAGCGGTTATGGCTATGCGAAGGGCGTGGAATTGTTCTGGCGGGATAAAAAAACCTTCAAGGGCTTCGATTACTGGGTATCCTATTCCTTCCTTGATACCAGGCGCGACTACCTGAATTATCCCAATTCCATCCAGCCCAATTTTGCGGCCAACCATACTGCATCCCTGGTGCTGAAGAAATTCATTACCAAATGGAAGACGCAGTTCAATGCTTCCTATACCTTTTCAACCGGGAGGCCCTATTACGACATAAGGTATAACAGCAATGAGGACAAGTTCGCCATCTACGACCAGGGAACGACCATCAACTACAACAACCTGAGCTTTAGCGTAAACTACCTGCCAACGGTTGGTAACCCCAATGCCAAGAAGTTTGTGGTATGGGTGCTTTCTGTCACCAACGTATTGAACCAGGACCAGGTATTTAATTATAACTATTCCTTTAACGGAAGCATCAAGCGGCCCGTTGTGCCGCCGGCCAACCAGTTCTTCTTCCTTGGCTGCTTCATCAGTTTTGGGATAGACAGGACGGAGGATGTGATCAACAGTAACTTGTAA
- the atpE gene encoding ATP synthase F0 subunit C, translated as MSIMNILLEVGMAQLGGAIGAGLAAIGAGIGIGQIGKGAVESIARQPEAANDIRGNMILTAAFIEGVALFAVIAGLLAVLTK; from the coding sequence ATGTCAATCATGAACATCCTGTTGGAAGTAGGCATGGCTCAGTTGGGTGGTGCTATTGGTGCTGGTCTGGCAGCTATCGGTGCTGGTATCGGTATCGGACAAATCGGTAAAGGTGCCGTTGAGTCTATCGCTCGTCAGCCAGAAGCCGCTAACGACATTCGTGGTAACATGATCCTGACTGCAGCGTTCATCGAGGGTGTTGCCCTGTTCGCTGTGATCGCGGGTCTGCTGGCCGTTCTGACCAAGTAA
- a CDS encoding ABC transporter ATP-binding protein, with protein MASVPVRNKIFDFSLLRRVLQLAAPYKRRVYLSLTLAILLALLSPLRPYLIQVTVNNYIKNGLLDWVVRITIIQVVFLAIETLFRFMFSFTTAWLGQTVVKDLRVKVFNKVIRLNLSQFDKTPIGTLTTRTINDIESINDIFSDGLIPIVADLLSIISVLIVMFAVDWKLALVSLAPFPILIIATYVFKESVNRSFIRVRNAVAALNAFVQEHITGIQVVQAFAAEDRELKKFQHINREHRNANIKAIFAYSVFFPVVEIVLAVSTGLLVWWGASKAILLPEQEAAAMAGKMISFILYLNLLFRPLRMIADKFNTLQMGMVASERVFKVLDNDDFINQEGSYAPGKAIGKIEFDHVWFGYNPEQYVLKNINFTVEPGETVALVGHTGSGKTSIISLLNRLYHIQKGQIRIDGVPIEEYKLDALRKQTGVVLQDVFLFSGSVLDNITLRNPEISREQVERAAKLIGVHDFILQLPGGYDYKVMERGSTLSLGQRQLLSFIRALLYDPSILILDEATSSVDTESEKLIQHAIDTLIAGRTAIVIAHRLSTIRRADKIIVLDKGEIREMGNHESLMEQQGYYYKLYQSQFEKMEKAG; from the coding sequence ATGGCATCTGTCCCGGTACGTAATAAAATATTCGACTTTAGTTTACTCCGCAGGGTTTTGCAACTCGCGGCGCCCTATAAACGAAGGGTTTACCTTTCCCTGACCCTCGCCATTTTATTGGCACTTCTATCTCCCCTACGCCCTTACCTCATCCAGGTGACGGTCAATAATTATATCAAGAATGGGCTGCTGGATTGGGTGGTAAGGATCACCATCATCCAGGTAGTGTTCCTGGCCATCGAAACCCTGTTCAGGTTCATGTTCTCCTTTACCACAGCCTGGTTGGGTCAAACCGTGGTTAAGGACCTGAGGGTAAAAGTGTTCAATAAGGTCATCCGCCTGAATCTCTCGCAGTTCGACAAAACCCCGATCGGCACCCTTACCACCAGGACCATTAATGATATTGAATCCATCAATGATATATTCAGTGACGGGTTGATCCCCATTGTGGCCGACCTGCTTTCCATCATCTCGGTGCTAATCGTCATGTTTGCCGTGGATTGGAAGCTGGCACTGGTGAGTCTTGCGCCCTTCCCGATCCTGATCATTGCCACCTATGTGTTCAAGGAAAGCGTGAACCGCTCTTTTATCAGGGTGAGGAATGCCGTGGCAGCATTGAATGCTTTCGTGCAAGAACATATTACGGGGATCCAGGTGGTGCAGGCCTTTGCGGCAGAGGACAGGGAATTGAAGAAATTCCAGCACATCAACAGGGAACATAGGAATGCCAATATCAAGGCCATTTTTGCCTATTCGGTTTTCTTTCCTGTAGTGGAAATCGTATTGGCCGTATCAACGGGGCTCCTGGTTTGGTGGGGGGCCAGTAAGGCCATCCTTTTGCCGGAACAGGAAGCAGCAGCCATGGCAGGCAAAATGATCTCCTTTATTCTTTATTTGAACCTGCTCTTCCGCCCCTTGCGCATGATCGCGGATAAGTTCAATACCCTCCAGATGGGCATGGTCGCCAGCGAAAGGGTATTCAAGGTGCTGGATAACGATGATTTTATTAACCAAGAGGGTAGTTATGCGCCAGGTAAGGCAATCGGTAAGATCGAATTCGACCATGTTTGGTTTGGCTACAATCCTGAGCAGTATGTACTAAAGAATATCAATTTTACGGTTGAGCCAGGGGAGACGGTTGCCCTTGTAGGGCATACAGGTAGCGGCAAGACCTCCATCATTAGCCTCCTGAACCGCCTCTACCATATCCAGAAAGGGCAGATCAGGATCGATGGGGTGCCTATTGAAGAATATAAACTGGATGCCCTGAGAAAGCAGACCGGGGTGGTGCTGCAGGATGTATTCCTTTTCTCGGGCTCGGTCCTGGACAATATTACTTTAAGGAATCCCGAAATCAGTCGTGAACAGGTGGAGAGAGCCGCAAAGCTTATCGGGGTGCATGACTTTATTCTCCAGCTACCCGGTGGTTACGATTATAAGGTGATGGAGCGGGGAAGCACCCTTTCCCTGGGTCAGCGACAGTTATTGTCCTTTATCAGGGCTTTATTGTATGATCCTTCCATCCTGATCCTGGATGAAGCCACTTCCAGTGTGGATACGGAGAGCGAGAAACTGATCCAGCATGCCATCGATACCCTGATCGCCGGTCGTACGGCCATCGTAATCGCCCACCGGCTTTCCACTATCCGCCGGGCCGATAAGATCATTGTGCTGGATAAGGGCGAGATCCGGGAGATGGGCAACCATGAATCGCTGATGGAGCAGCAGGGGTATTATTATAAATTATACCAGAGCCAGTTTGAAAAGATGGAGAAGGCGGGGTAG
- the atpH gene encoding ATP synthase F1 subunit delta: protein MRNSRVAHRYAKALMDLAVETNQVEAVMQDIAAIQAVTNAELRQVLLSPIIKHDKKVSIFKAIFEGKISSLTQSFFNLVFTKGRETSLTEINEAFHALYRKMKGIAVLELTTAVPISEEMKENIRKGLESRPRFQGKTLEVREKVDPDILGGFVLQVEDILYDASIRHDLQVIKQQFVENMYVQKIR from the coding sequence ATGCGTAATTCACGTGTTGCCCATAGATATGCCAAGGCCCTGATGGACCTCGCTGTTGAGACCAACCAGGTGGAAGCAGTGATGCAAGATATTGCTGCCATCCAGGCTGTGACCAATGCAGAACTTCGCCAGGTTCTGTTGTCACCCATTATCAAGCATGATAAGAAGGTGAGCATTTTCAAGGCTATTTTTGAAGGAAAGATCAGTTCCCTGACCCAGTCCTTCTTTAATCTTGTCTTTACCAAGGGCAGGGAAACTTCGCTGACTGAGATCAATGAAGCCTTCCACGCACTGTACCGCAAGATGAAAGGTATTGCTGTACTCGAGTTGACAACAGCTGTGCCGATTTCAGAGGAGATGAAGGAGAACATCAGGAAAGGGTTGGAGTCCAGGCCCCGATTTCAGGGCAAGACTTTAGAAGTCAGGGAAAAAGTGGATCCGGACATCCTGGGAGGATTTGTGCTTCAGGTAGAAGATATTCTTTATGATGCCAGCATCCGCCACGACCTCCAGGTGATCAAACAACAGTTTGTTGAAAACATGTACGTTCAGAAAATCAGATAA
- the atpA gene encoding F0F1 ATP synthase subunit alpha, producing MVDIKPEEISAILRQQLSNFNTSAELEEVGTVLQVGDGIARVYGLGNVRSGELVEFANGVKAIALNLEEDNVGVVLMGESSEIKEGDKVRRTGKIASIKVGEGLVGRVINTLGEPIDGKGPITGDLYEMPLERKAPGVIFREPVKEPLQTGIKAIDAMIPIGRGQRELIIGDRQTGKTAIAIDTIINQKEFFKAGKPVYCIYVAIGQKASTIAGVMKTLEENGAMEYTTIVAASASDPAPQQFYAPFAGAAIGEFFRDTGRPALIVYDDLSKQAVAYREVSLLLRRPPGREAYPGDVFYLHSRLLERAAKVINKDEVARNMNDLPESIKHMVKGGGSLTALPIIETQAGDVSAYIPTNVISITDGQIFLEGNLFNAGIRPAINVGISVSRVGGNAQIKSMKKVAGTLKLDQALYREMEAFSKFGGDLDAATKLVLDKGARNVEILKQSQYAPFSVEKQVAIIYLGTQGLLREVPVKRVKEFEEHFLMEMENKLPNVLAEFKKGNLPEDGISKMVELAKGLMAQYK from the coding sequence ATGGTAGACATTAAACCAGAAGAAATATCAGCGATACTGCGCCAGCAGTTGAGCAATTTCAACACTTCGGCTGAGCTGGAGGAAGTTGGTACGGTTTTGCAGGTGGGTGACGGTATTGCCCGCGTGTACGGCCTTGGTAACGTACGTTCCGGTGAGCTGGTTGAATTTGCTAATGGCGTTAAGGCCATTGCGTTGAACCTCGAAGAAGATAATGTGGGTGTGGTATTGATGGGTGAATCTTCCGAGATCAAGGAAGGCGACAAGGTTCGCCGTACCGGTAAGATCGCATCTATTAAAGTGGGCGAAGGTCTGGTAGGCCGTGTTATCAACACCTTGGGTGAGCCCATCGATGGTAAAGGTCCCATTACCGGCGACCTCTATGAAATGCCACTGGAGCGCAAGGCCCCTGGGGTTATCTTCCGTGAGCCGGTAAAAGAGCCGCTGCAGACTGGTATCAAGGCCATCGACGCCATGATCCCCATTGGTCGTGGTCAGCGTGAGTTGATCATTGGTGACCGCCAGACCGGTAAGACCGCTATTGCGATCGATACCATCATCAACCAGAAAGAATTCTTCAAGGCTGGTAAGCCTGTATATTGTATCTATGTTGCCATTGGCCAGAAAGCTTCTACCATCGCAGGTGTGATGAAGACCCTGGAAGAAAATGGCGCTATGGAATACACTACCATCGTTGCCGCTTCTGCGAGTGACCCTGCTCCCCAGCAGTTCTATGCTCCATTTGCCGGTGCCGCTATCGGTGAATTCTTCCGCGATACCGGACGTCCTGCACTGATCGTTTATGATGACCTGAGTAAGCAGGCTGTAGCTTACCGTGAGGTATCCCTGCTGCTGCGTCGTCCACCCGGCCGTGAGGCTTACCCTGGTGACGTATTCTACCTGCATAGCCGTTTGCTGGAGCGTGCTGCCAAGGTGATCAACAAGGATGAGGTTGCCCGCAACATGAATGACCTGCCTGAGAGTATCAAGCACATGGTGAAAGGTGGTGGTTCACTTACTGCCCTTCCGATCATTGAAACCCAGGCTGGTGACGTATCTGCGTACATCCCAACCAACGTAATCTCGATCACTGACGGTCAGATCTTCCTGGAAGGTAACCTGTTCAACGCCGGTATCCGTCCTGCGATCAACGTAGGTATTTCGGTTAGCCGTGTAGGTGGTAACGCCCAGATCAAGTCAATGAAGAAAGTTGCCGGTACCCTGAAGCTTGACCAGGCCCTCTATCGTGAGATGGAAGCCTTCTCTAAGTTCGGTGGTGATCTTGATGCAGCTACCAAGCTTGTACTGGATAAGGGTGCCCGTAACGTAGAGATCCTGAAGCAGTCCCAGTATGCCCCCTTCTCTGTTGAGAAGCAGGTGGCCATCATTTACCTGGGTACACAGGGCTTGTTGCGTGAAGTGCCTGTTAAGCGCGTGAAGGAGTTCGAAGAGCATTTCCTGATGGAGATGGAAAACAAACTCCCCAACGTTCTGGCTGAGTTCAAGAAGGGTAACCTTCCTGAAGATGGCATCAGCAAAATGGTTGAGCTGGCTAAAGGCCTGATGGCTCAATACAAGTAA
- the atpF gene encoding F0F1 ATP synthase subunit B → MELLLPALGYFVWTLVAFLIVFFILKKFAWKPIISTLNEREKNIADSIATAEKVKMEMAQLQSENEALMVKAREERAQMLKEAKETKDRIINEAKEQAKLEANKIITDAQASIQQQKNAALTDIKNSIGNMVIEVAEKVIRKELSNKADQEQYIRTLANDLTANQN, encoded by the coding sequence ATGGAATTGTTACTGCCTGCCTTAGGTTATTTCGTTTGGACCCTGGTTGCTTTCCTGATCGTATTCTTCATCCTGAAGAAGTTTGCCTGGAAGCCGATCATCTCTACCCTCAATGAGCGTGAGAAGAATATTGCTGATTCTATCGCTACTGCCGAGAAGGTGAAAATGGAAATGGCCCAGCTGCAGAGCGAGAACGAAGCCCTGATGGTTAAAGCCCGCGAAGAGCGTGCCCAGATGCTGAAAGAAGCTAAGGAAACCAAGGATCGTATCATCAATGAAGCGAAGGAGCAGGCGAAGCTGGAAGCGAACAAGATCATTACTGATGCCCAGGCTTCCATCCAGCAGCAGAAGAATGCCGCCCTTACCGATATCAAGAACAGCATCGGCAACATGGTTATCGAAGTAGCTGAGAAAGTGATCCGCAAGGAGCTGTCCAATAAGGCAGACCAGGAGCAGTATATCCGCACCCTGGCCAACGACCTGACAGCAAACCAGAACTAA
- a CDS encoding response regulator, producing MDNKGKKILIADDEPDILEIIQYNLVNEGYEVYTAKDGDEALAKAKTVKPDLIILDIMMPKRSGVEVCEILRTQPAFKDTLIIFLTALSDESSQMKGLDTGADDYVNKPISPKLLLSRVNALFRRIQKKESDNNGILKVANIVIDPVKFVVEVDGNEILLAKKEFELLYLLASRPGRVFLRNEILNQVWGNEVIVGDRTIDVHIRKIRQKLGLDCITTVKGVGYKFDL from the coding sequence ATGGACAACAAGGGCAAAAAGATCCTGATAGCCGACGACGAACCCGATATCCTGGAGATCATCCAGTATAACCTGGTCAACGAAGGCTACGAAGTATACACAGCAAAGGATGGAGATGAAGCACTAGCCAAGGCCAAGACCGTAAAACCCGACCTCATTATCCTGGATATCATGATGCCTAAAAGAAGCGGCGTGGAGGTTTGTGAGATCCTCCGCACCCAGCCGGCTTTTAAGGATACCCTGATCATTTTCCTGACCGCCCTCAGTGATGAAAGTTCCCAGATGAAGGGTCTGGATACCGGGGCAGACGACTATGTAAACAAGCCTATCAGTCCCAAATTACTGCTCAGCAGGGTGAATGCCCTTTTCCGAAGAATACAGAAGAAGGAGTCCGATAACAATGGCATTCTGAAAGTTGCCAATATTGTTATCGACCCGGTAAAATTCGTGGTGGAAGTAGATGGCAATGAGATCCTGCTGGCCAAGAAAGAGTTCGAACTACTTTACCTTCTCGCCTCAAGGCCGGGCAGGGTATTCCTCCGCAATGAGATCCTGAACCAGGTTTGGGGCAATGAAGTGATTGTAGGGGACCGCACCATAGATGTACATATCCGAAAGATCCGGCAAAAACTGGGACTCGATTGCATCACTACGGTGAAGGGTGTGGGCTACAAATTTGACCTCTGA